ATTTCTTTAAATCCAACGACTTAACTCGCCCTACTGGCACACCAGCAGGAAATTTCTGACTATAGGCAGATGTAGAAATTAAATCTCCTACTTGAACATTTGGCACTTTTTCATAAAACTCCAGCACAGCTTCCGCCGAAGAAGCACCCCGCAAAACACCCTGGGCTGAAGTGCGGTTAATTGTTACACCCACTTGGCTATTGAGGTCACTAATTAAAAACACACGACTAGTATTAGGAGTTACACTCTCTACTAAACCCACCAAGCCACCATCAGTTTTGACAATAAAGCCTTGTTCAATACCTGCATTTGAGCCACTATTCAGGGTAACTTTTTGCCACCAGTGGTCAGCACTACGTCCCACTACCCGCGCTACAATTGGGCGTGATGAAATTGGAGCTTTCTCAACGTATCCTAATAATTTTTTCAGGTTTTTATTTTGACTTTCTAAATCAGCTATACGCGTTTGCAACTCCAAAAACCGGGCATCATTGAGACGTTCTTCTGGACTTGTCCCCGTCTGTAATATTTGCAACGGACGGCTGACCAATTGGTACATTTCCAGCAGTAAATGACCCTGTGTCTGTCTCAACATCCAGGCACTACTGACTACTACGGTTAGTAAACCGAGTTTTAGTAATTTATGATTCCACCAACGAATTACAGTCACCATCTATACCTAAATTTATGAATTCAAAAGATATGAGATTCTATTTATAGAGAACCAAAATTCAACCAAAATAGAAGCCAATATCTGCTTTTTATGACTAATTATTGCCATAACGCCCACTTAGAACACGTTCTAGCTGTTCAAAGTTTTCTAACACACGACCTGTCCCCTGCACAACACAACAGAGAGGATCAGCAGCAATGTGGGTGAGAAGCCCTGTTTCATGGCTAATTAGGGTCTCTATGCCTCTGAGCAAAGCACCACCACCAGCTATCATAATTCCTCTATCAATAATGTCTGAAGCCAATTCTGGAGGCGTGCGTTCCAGTGTCCGCTTCACAGCTGCAATGATGACTGATAGGGGTTCCAACATACATTCACGAATTTCTGCCCCTTTGAGTGTTACCGTTCTGGGTAAACCAGAAAGCAAGTGTACGCCTCGGACTTCCATCATGGCCTCATTATCATGTTCAGTCGGATAAGCCGAACCAATGCGAATCTTGATATCTTCAGCAGTCCATTCTCCAATCACC
The window above is part of the Nodularia spumigena CCY9414 genome. Proteins encoded here:
- the mreC gene encoding rod shape-determining protein MreC translates to MVTVIRWWNHKLLKLGLLTVVVSSAWMLRQTQGHLLLEMYQLVSRPLQILQTGTSPEERLNDARFLELQTRIADLESQNKNLKKLLGYVEKAPISSRPIVARVVGRSADHWWQKVTLNSGSNAGIEQGFIVKTDGGLVGLVESVTPNTSRVFLISDLNSQVGVTINRTSAQGVLRGASSAEAVLEFYEKVPNVQVGDLISTSAYSQKFPAGVPVGRVKSLDLKKSPASVAKVELLPPILSLDWVAVYPFAQDAD